In Lewinellaceae bacterium, the genomic stretch ATAACAGCTCTCTTCATAAATGTTTGTTTTTGTGTCGGACCAAAGTAGGTTAATGGCAAAATATCCGGTTCATACTTTGGTACCAAACAGTACGGTATTCCCGGATTTCGTACTTAAGGCTGAGCGAATGGCACAACTATACGGAGTCGTTGAGCTTTCTCGATGGCTTGGGTTCTGCTTTTGACATCCATTTTATTAAAAAGATTGGATGCATGGGTTTTGATGGTGCTTAATGACAGGCATAACTCCTGGGCGATCCGGGCATTAGAGTATCCTCGTGACATATGTTGCAGGACTTCATATTCCCGGGTGCTGAGATTAAATTTCTGAAGTTCAGCCTCATTGATAAAATTGGTGTTGTCAGGTTCGATGTAAACCTTTTTCTCAACAACGATTTTTTGAACCCGTGGAGTGTTTAATTTTCCGGCGATCCAGATTCCCAGGGCAGTGAAGAATAGAGCGATGAGTCCGATGTAAATTTCGATGGCATGATCCATGATCAGAAACTTCCATTGCAACCACTTCAGCGTGAATATCAGCAGGGTCATCAGCAGTGCATATTTGAATATGTACCGGATTTGCCCCATCAGGTTTTCGTTGAAAGTCATGGATTTGATTTTTAATTGCGACCTAGGCTTGTTTTAATTTACGGGATTTACCCAAAGCATACCCCAATGCTCCAAAGATCAGAACGATGCCGGCAAGATAAAACCAGGTCGGAGTTTTTTTGCTGGCCGGTGACTCAGTAATATTCAATAGCTGATTGGCTGCGACATCCGTAAGCATTTGCTGGTTTCCGCCGGTCCATTTAACCAGTATGGTATCGGCCTTCAGGGCATTGCCCAGGCCGAAATGTGCAATGGTAGAGTTTTGCGAGAGATGACTGGATCCGCCACCATCAATCTCGCGGATCATGTGCTGGGCTTCGGCTACCATTTCGATTCGTGAACCCAATCCATTCTTATCTGCTTGAACACCCTGTAATTTGATTTTAATCCAGTTGCCGCTGGCGCTGTCGTTCCGAAATAAGCGGGTGTACGATTCTGCCTCATAGGGCATGACCGGTACCTGATTTACCACTAAGAGGTCCAGATCTCCATCATTATCCATGTCAAAAGTGACGGAGCCCCGGCCGATGCCAGGGTCGTTTAATCCGGACCATCGGGATGATTCGGTGAAATGCCCATGATCGTTGATGAAATAAAAGTCAGGCAATGGCTGGCAGTTCGGATTGAGATCGCCATTGGAAACAAACAAATCGACATCACCATCCTGGTCGAAATCGGCAAAATTGGCTCCCCAGCTAATGGTGACATAAGAAAGGCCCAGTTCCTTGGTCAGATTTATAAACGGTTTGCCGGCACCCTGGTTAACCATCATGGCATTCAGCCGGATATTGGTGAAATAATAGTCCATCCATCCGTCGCCATTAATGTCACCAGCGGCAGTACCCATTGCATTTATTTGCAGGTTCATTGCAAGACTCTTAGCCCGATCCAGGAACCGTCGCTTGGGGTATTCATTTTCAAGTAATAGATTAGGAGTTGATTTAAAACCGAAGTCGTGGTTAATGATCAAATCCAAATCACCATCGTTATCAAAATCAGTAGGTAAACCACCGAACCCGAACCCTTTGTAATCCAGACCATAATCCTTAAACCGGTTGACCAGCTTTTTACCTTTTTGGTTGATGAGCAGATATCCCGGTGCAGTGGTATTGGACGCTACGATAACCGCGTCGTTGATTGCACTGAGTTTTCCCTCATAGCTTAAAAAATAATTGGCTACATAAAGATCCGGATAGCCGTCTTCATTGAAGTCACCGAAGCTTGGTCCGGTACTGAAGGAATACATTTGATCAAGGCCATATTCTGCGGTTATCTCACGAAATGTGCCATCACCGTTGTTTAAGAACAACAGGTTGATAGCCCTCGGAATGATATTGTTGATGCTGGAATCGTTCGAGTTAATGGTTGTGATGAAAAGATCCACCCAGCCATCACGATTAATATCAGCTCCACTAACACCCTGCGTGATGTATTTGTTAGTTAATTCCAGTCCAGAGCCTGCAAATGCATTTCTGAAAGTGCCATTCCTTTCATTATGGTAAAGCACATCTTCCAGGCGCCCGGAGGTGATGTACAGGTCTTCGTAGCCATCCTGATCATAATCCAATACGCAGGCACCTCCGCCAAGCAGCCCTTCGAAGACTTTAAACCGATGATCTATGCCGCTGCTTTTTGTAATGTCGGTAAATGGTTTCTGGGCACTCAGCATGCTGGCAATACTCAGGTAAAAGCTGGTGAACAGGGCCATATGACGAGTTGATACACCCGTTGGAAATGGCTTGAGGTTACTTTCCATATTCACTCTTTTTCCAGTGCAGGTGATTTACATTATTGGCTATGATGGCTCCCTGCTCCAATCCGGTATTGTTGTCCTGGGGGGTATGGATTCCTCCGTAAAACCGCGAATCAGCCGTTTCGATGGCTACCTGCCAGAAGCTGTCGAAGGCTTGTGGAACAAAAGCTGTTTGTCTCAATTCATCGAATGGCCGGCCATAATGCGAGCTGTCGATAAAATGAAACCGGGGACCATACAGGGTCTTGAGTATGGTCGCTGCGGTGCCGGCATTGATGGCGTGTCCGGAAGGAAAGGCCGGGAATGGCGGGTCCGGCCAAAAGGATACAAAATCCGGATCGATGTATTTCGGGATAAAGGTATTAGGCCGCTCGGAGAAATAATGGTACTTCCATTTCCAGCAATTGATAAATGCATCGGCAACGGCAATTCCTACCTGGGCAAATGTCTCCGCACAAACGATGAGTTCCGGATTCTTTGCTTTCACCACCTTGTAGGCGATGTAATACGAATGACCGGGAGGTGTAAACGTCACATCCGGATCATCGCCCCACCAGAGAGCCTGTTCTTTTTCCTGCTGGTTCAGGGCTTTATCCTGTTCATAGACCGCCAGATATTGGTTGTAATAGGGCGAGCCCGCTGTCGTATCGTAAGGGATCATGTAAGGGACGGGTAATTCACCATCCTGCTTCAGGAAAGTCCGGTTTTCGCCCCAGTGCGGATGCAGGGGGTAGTGGCTGATGGCCTGCCCGTAAAGCGGCGGCTTCCATCCTCCGGGGCGTTCAGGAAATACCATGGTCTTATCGAAGTTATGGAGGTAACCACGGTGTCCGCCATCGGTTTGCGACCAGGCAAAGATGGCGTCAGCTATTGCTTTACCATAAGCTGAAGATCGCGGACCGATGGTCTCATCATCAAGGTCAGAGGCGAAGGCATCGTACATGGTTTGCTCCAATGCATCGATTCTGGCTTTATTGGAGTCGGAGGTCTGAATGTAAATGGTACGCAGTATTTCCGCTTGCCCGGCATTCAGGGCTAACACCCAGTCATAGGTCTTTCCTGACTCTGGAAGTGGCAGGCTGTCCAACCCGTTCAGCTGGCCCGCCAGGGAATTGTATTCCGGGTAGCCATGAACAATGGATTCATACATGGTCAGGCCAATATAACCCAGGACGCGGGAGGCAAAGGTAGGCGTATTGGCAGGTGTCTTTTTAGTAATGTATAGCGTCAGATCGGCCCAGCTTAACGCCGCTTCCTGAGGCGTATAGGACCGGCTTGGCCTGGTACACATGGACCAGGTCAGAACCAGGGAAATCATCCCAGTCAAAATTCCTCCGAACCACCGGGTTTTCATAATGCTTTTTGCTTTGAATGTTTCTGATAGGTGATCACCGGCCCTCCGTTAAGTCCGAAGAGGATACGGTCGTCCAGTTGGATCACACTGCGAACATCCCCCTGAATCTTAAATCCCGATAATTCCTGGGGGACGTAGGTGAAATCACCGCTTCCGTTGCCCTGCAGGAGTACCCCATAATTGGCATCCATTTGCCCCAGCCTCAACTTTACATGGTGGTTGTTTCCTGTCAGAAGCACATCCTGATGACCATCTTGATTATAATCCAGCACCGTGATGGCATGGACCGGTGCAAACTGAACCTCGGGCGGCAGGGAAACAGCTTTTAATTTTCCGTCCGGCTGACTAAGGAAAAATGTCGTTTCTGCATGGTCCGCAACCAGATGTCCGGCAGCAGACAACTCTTCGGGTTTGAAGATCTGCTCAATGGTCACATCTGCAAAACTGGCGTAGGTGGTGAAGCGGGCCCTGAGAAAGGCCAGCTGACGTAATAATTCATCACGGGTGACATAGGGGAAGGACTGGTGCTGGATGTAAGTGCACAGGACCGGGTCCACGGATCCATTCTGATCAAAATCCCGGTAATACAATTGGGCAGGTTCTTTCACCGACATTTTTATCTGACTGTTGGTACCCCAGTTCCCGGCCAGGATGTCAGGTTTGCCATCTTCGTTTACGTCGGCAACCTGGATCGTATTCCACCATCCCCGGTACGAATCCTCGAGGTATTGGCTGGTCACCTCTTCGAGATGGCCCTGGGTCCAGTGGTAAATGGAAACGGGCATCCATTCTCCGGCCAGGATCAGCTCGTATATTTGATCACCATCAAGGTCAGCCCATGCGGCGCTGGTGACCATACCCACTTCGGCCAGGTTTGGAGCCAGTTCCGAAGTAGCATCTGTAAACATACCGTGACCGTCATTAAGTAACAAATAGCTCCGGGGCGCTTCCGGATACCTTCCCGGAACGACCCGTCCGCCAACAAACAGATCGGGATGGCCGTCCGCATTGGCATCCACTACTGTGACACATCCCGTACTGACCGGGATGGTGGGCAATGCATCTTTGCGGCAGGTAAATTTGCCGTGACCATCATTGAAATAAAGACGGTCCTGAAGATCAGTGCTGCCCGGTTCGTACAAATTGTATCCTCCGGAAGCAACATACAGGTCCGGAGCCTTATCGCCATTGGCATCAAAGAATATGGCCTCTGCGTCAATATAGTTCCGGTCGGTGATAAGGTCCGGTTCTTTGGGTTGTGCGAAACGCCCGCTCGCCTCCTGCAGAAATAGTGCACCACTTTGTCCTTCACCGCCGCCGACAAACAGATCGGTTCTTCCGTCACCATTGACATCGGCAGAAGCCATACACGGTCCTATATAGGAAGGGCTGAAGGTCAGTAAGGGCTGGCGGTCAAAGTCATTGATGGTTTGCTGATGATGTTCGAACGGAATCGGTGAAGCGGTTTCCTCATACCAGGAGGTGGGGGGCTGGTAGGGTTGTGTAGTCCTGTCAGCGGACTGCTCCTCCAGGGTAATGCGCTGATCTGGCGTAACACCGGTCAGGATTTGCATCTTTCCCGAATTCCATTGGATGGTCAGGGTGTCGATATAGGTTGCATTGCCCAGACCAAAATGGATGATGGGAGAAATGCTGCTTAAATAACCGCGGGTAGGCATCTGCTCGACGGACTGGGTACGCCCTCCGTATTGAAGCGTCACCCGGCTGCCAATACCCTGCGGGTTTTTACCCATCCCGTGCAACTCGATCTGCAGGTAATGATGATCGGGTAGATCCTGCGCGTTGTTGCGATAAATGAACGCCGGCTGATTGATGTTATTGACCACCAGGTCCAGGTCCCCGTCATTATCCAGGTCCGCATAGACGGCACCATTGCTGTTAGAGGTCTGACCCATACCCCATTGGCTGGTCTGATTGTTGAAGCGAAGGCCTCCATCGTTGGCGTACAGATAATTGGTCACATTCGATGCCGGCATATGGTTGATGATGCCGATGACATCTTCACGCAGCAGTCGTCCTTTTTCTTTGACATAGGCATCCATGTAATTGATGAAATCCAGGTTGGTATAGTCCCGCAGGTATCCATTGGTGACGAACAGGTCCTTCCATCCGTCATTGTCGTAGTCTGCCAGGAGTGCTGACCAGCTCCAGTCGGTGTTCGAAATACCGGCGATTTGGCCTATTTCACTGAAGGTGCCGTTGCCGTTGTTGAGTTGCAACATATTGCGCATATACTGGAAATGGAATCCTGAGCGGACATTCAGATCAAATTTTGCGTAGTTGTCCGGCGCCATGAGCAATTTCTGGCGATGATTGTCTTCCGGGAGCATATCCAGTGTCATGATATCTGTCCATCCGTCGTTATTGATATCCGCGATATCATTACCCATGGAAAACTGGCTGTTATGACCAATGACGTCGCCTATTTTATTGGAGAAGGTGCCATTACGGTTATTGATGTACAGGTAGTCGGGGACCGCATAGTCGTTGGATACATAAAAATCAGGCCATCCGTCCCGGTTGATATCGGTAATGCCCAGACCCAATCCATAGGTTAAGGCTGAACCACTGATACCGGTACGGGTGGTGACATCGGTAAAATGACCATTCTCCTGTTGCAAGAGCCGCACTCCCCGGTTGGGATCATCCTTTTTCAGAAACTCGGCTGTGCTTACTTCATTCAGGATGGGCAGGTTCTTTGGATTATGGTTCAGCAATAAGGCATCCAGGTCGCCATCACGGTCGTAATCAAAAAAGTAAGCCTGGTTGCTGAATGCCTGACTGGCAAGGCCATAGGCAGCCGCTTCTTCACTGAACTGCGGGATGCCCTGTTCGTTGTTGCCGGTATTGATGTAGAGTTCATTGACGCGCTTCTCGTCGGGTAAAGCCCCGGAGTAGCTCACATAGAGGTCCATCCTTCCGTCTCCGTTGATATCGACTGCAGCAACTCCCGTTTTCCACGGTCCTGGTCTCCCGGCCACTCCTGCCAGATCGGTAACCGCTTCAAATTTCCACTGGCCGCGGTTCAGGTAGAGGGCATTATCATGCATGTTGCCACTGAAATAGAGGTCAAGCATCCCATCGCCATTAAAGTCAGCGCAGGCAACCCCACCACCGTTGTAGAAGTACTCGTACATCAGGATATTGGTGTTCAATCCTTCATCCAGTTTATTTTGAAAATCCACACCGGTCTCAGCGGGAGTCAGGAGGGTAAAAAGTGTCACACCGGCTGCCGGTTTTTCTTCGGGAACACCGGTGGCTGAGTCTTTTTGTTTACAAGCGAAAAGTCCTGTCAGTACAAAGAAAGGGAGCCATTTAGCAATTTGTCGTATCACGATCTGGTGCCATGTGTTGGTGTAAAAATAAAAAAATCTATCCCCGGGGCCGGGGATAGATTTTTTATCCATTCGACGGTCCGGGATGGTTTAGTATCCCGGGTTCTGTATCAATTTATCGTTACGGTTGACTTCATCCCGGCTGATGGGGCGGAAGTACATTTTGTCGGCCCAGGTACGGGTCTCATTGGACGTGTTACTCACCACGGTATACGTGTAATCGTACACCGATTCGTCATGCCGGTAAGGCACCAAGGGCGACTTGCCTGGTTTTAACGTGGCTCTGATATCAACCTGATGGATACCGCGGCCCAACGTGGAAGGCGCAATCAGCCAGCGACGTGCATCGTGGTACCGGTGTTCTTCGTAAGCCAGTTCTACACGCCGTTCATTGCGCAAACGATCCATCAGGGCATCTCCGGCATCGGTGATGGCAGGCATACCGGCGCGGAAACGGATACGATTGATCCAGGTCCGGGCCTCATCTTCCTCACCCAGCTCGATACATGCTTCTGCATAACTCAATACCATTTCGGTATAGCGGATGAATGGCCAGGGAATCACCTGTGCATGGGACTGATCATCCGGTAAAGCAGGGTCGGCGTCAATGAATTTACGTACATAATAGTGCGTGCGGCTACCATTCCAGTTTTCGATGGGGGACTCGCGGGTATCGATTCCATTGAGGAA encodes the following:
- a CDS encoding response regulator transcription factor; translation: MGQIRYIFKYALLMTLLIFTLKWLQWKFLIMDHAIEIYIGLIALFFTALGIWIAGKLNTPRVQKIVVEKKVYIEPDNTNFINEAELQKFNLSTREYEVLQHMSRGYSNARIAQELCLSLSTIKTHASNLFNKMDVKSRTQAIEKAQRLRIVVPFAQP
- a CDS encoding CRTAC1 family protein, with the protein product MESNLKPFPTGVSTRHMALFTSFYLSIASMLSAQKPFTDITKSSGIDHRFKVFEGLLGGGACVLDYDQDGYEDLYITSGRLEDVLYHNERNGTFRNAFAGSGLELTNKYITQGVSGADINRDGWVDLFITTINSNDSSINNIIPRAINLLFLNNGDGTFREITAEYGLDQMYSFSTGPSFGDFNEDGYPDLYVANYFLSYEGKLSAINDAVIVASNTTAPGYLLINQKGKKLVNRFKDYGLDYKGFGFGGLPTDFDNDGDLDLIINHDFGFKSTPNLLLENEYPKRRFLDRAKSLAMNLQINAMGTAAGDINGDGWMDYYFTNIRLNAMMVNQGAGKPFINLTKELGLSYVTISWGANFADFDQDGDVDLFVSNGDLNPNCQPLPDFYFINDHGHFTESSRWSGLNDPGIGRGSVTFDMDNDGDLDLLVVNQVPVMPYEAESYTRLFRNDSASGNWIKIKLQGVQADKNGLGSRIEMVAEAQHMIREIDGGGSSHLSQNSTIAHFGLGNALKADTILVKWTGGNQQMLTDVAANQLLNITESPASKKTPTWFYLAGIVLIFGALGYALGKSRKLKQA
- a CDS encoding vanadium-dependent haloperoxidase; translation: MKTRWFGGILTGMISLVLTWSMCTRPSRSYTPQEAALSWADLTLYITKKTPANTPTFASRVLGYIGLTMYESIVHGYPEYNSLAGQLNGLDSLPLPESGKTYDWVLALNAGQAEILRTIYIQTSDSNKARIDALEQTMYDAFASDLDDETIGPRSSAYGKAIADAIFAWSQTDGGHRGYLHNFDKTMVFPERPGGWKPPLYGQAISHYPLHPHWGENRTFLKQDGELPVPYMIPYDTTAGSPYYNQYLAVYEQDKALNQQEKEQALWWGDDPDVTFTPPGHSYYIAYKVVKAKNPELIVCAETFAQVGIAVADAFINCWKWKYHYFSERPNTFIPKYIDPDFVSFWPDPPFPAFPSGHAINAGTAATILKTLYGPRFHFIDSSHYGRPFDELRQTAFVPQAFDSFWQVAIETADSRFYGGIHTPQDNNTGLEQGAIIANNVNHLHWKKSEYGK
- a CDS encoding VCBS repeat-containing protein: MDKKSIPGPGDRFFYFYTNTWHQIVIRQIAKWLPFFVLTGLFACKQKDSATGVPEEKPAAGVTLFTLLTPAETGVDFQNKLDEGLNTNILMYEYFYNGGGVACADFNGDGMLDLYFSGNMHDNALYLNRGQWKFEAVTDLAGVAGRPGPWKTGVAAVDINGDGRMDLYVSYSGALPDEKRVNELYINTGNNEQGIPQFSEEAAAYGLASQAFSNQAYFFDYDRDGDLDALLLNHNPKNLPILNEVSTAEFLKKDDPNRGVRLLQQENGHFTDVTTRTGISGSALTYGLGLGITDINRDGWPDFYVSNDYAVPDYLYINNRNGTFSNKIGDVIGHNSQFSMGNDIADINNDGWTDIMTLDMLPEDNHRQKLLMAPDNYAKFDLNVRSGFHFQYMRNMLQLNNGNGTFSEIGQIAGISNTDWSWSALLADYDNDGWKDLFVTNGYLRDYTNLDFINYMDAYVKEKGRLLREDVIGIINHMPASNVTNYLYANDGGLRFNNQTSQWGMGQTSNSNGAVYADLDNDGDLDLVVNNINQPAFIYRNNAQDLPDHHYLQIELHGMGKNPQGIGSRVTLQYGGRTQSVEQMPTRGYLSSISPIIHFGLGNATYIDTLTIQWNSGKMQILTGVTPDQRITLEEQSADRTTQPYQPPTSWYEETASPIPFEHHQQTINDFDRQPLLTFSPSYIGPCMASADVNGDGRTDLFVGGGEGQSGALFLQEASGRFAQPKEPDLITDRNYIDAEAIFFDANGDKAPDLYVASGGYNLYEPGSTDLQDRLYFNDGHGKFTCRKDALPTIPVSTGCVTVVDANADGHPDLFVGGRVVPGRYPEAPRSYLLLNDGHGMFTDATSELAPNLAEVGMVTSAAWADLDGDQIYELILAGEWMPVSIYHWTQGHLEEVTSQYLEDSYRGWWNTIQVADVNEDGKPDILAGNWGTNSQIKMSVKEPAQLYYRDFDQNGSVDPVLCTYIQHQSFPYVTRDELLRQLAFLRARFTTYASFADVTIEQIFKPEELSAAGHLVADHAETTFFLSQPDGKLKAVSLPPEVQFAPVHAITVLDYNQDGHQDVLLTGNNHHVKLRLGQMDANYGVLLQGNGSGDFTYVPQELSGFKIQGDVRSVIQLDDRILFGLNGGPVITYQKHSKQKAL